Within the Medicago truncatula cultivar Jemalong A17 chromosome 4, MtrunA17r5.0-ANR, whole genome shotgun sequence genome, the region ttactaaaataacattactttataagaaaaagacaaacttaaagttgcattgaaaattgtatgagagagaaaagtttgagtatttattgagggtaaagttggaagaaaaaaattaaaattgcattgGAAATGTAAagcgacattcattttgaaacaattttttttttgctaaatcgacactcattttaaaacggagggagtagaagATAGGGAGAGACATTGCTATGAAAGATGGCCACTTTGGTTCCCTTTGGTTCAAGTCCATTGGAATCAACTAGTCTATATAATAGGTTAGGGGTTGAGGATTTAGTGTTGATGCAACCAATTGGGACCAACCATGCCCACTTTGTTATGTTTCCtttgtttttatcttatttgaatttactttttGACTAAAGAAATTTTATTGATTCTTAAATAATAATGACTACCCCTATAGATGGATTGAAAGGTtgcttgtgttttttattggtGGGTGAATAATTGAGGGATATTGCACTTCTATGATGTGGTTAATGAAAATGAGTACATGATATTCTATGTGTATAGTTTAAGAAGGATTATCTATTAAACTACTTATTAACAACCACTAAGATTTAGTTAATGGCACtaagatgtacttaatggttggTTCTAAGTAGTTAGAAAAATTAATCCTTCATGATTTCTATGTGTAGAATATCATAAATTACCCAACAACTAATTAGTTTGTGTATcttcgacaccaaatatcatttgTTGATTAACATTTATCAATTTGCATCAAATTTTTCATATGAGAATTTGATGCTTAAGGTCGATCACAAAAGTGTAATGATACATGAATACGAATTTCAATATTTACAAAATAGCCATACCACATAGTAAAATAAAAGAGCTGAAAAATagaattttgaatatttaataTTGAATTATAAAACATCTAATGTTGATGGAAGTAGCATCTTGACAATGTCTGGCTGAAAATTAACATTACTACCTACAAAACTAGAAACCCTACAAATATGAGTGTGATCATTACAAAAATGCCCACTAATCCTATCTTTCACACTACTTTTTACCAACTCATCACTAGTTGAACCTATCTCTGACCCACAATTGCAAAAACCATCAACTTCCTTCCCTCTAATTGTGATCCAATTTTCATCATCATGATCATCATGCCACCATGCCAAACATGGTTCCCCTGCTAACCTTTTGATCCTATCATCAACCAAAGAATTCTCAAAACTTGTTGTGTGAATCAAACTACAAAAGCTAAGGCTTTGTGATTCTTCCATAGAACTCCAAAAGCATTGATCAAGAATACTAGTTGGTGAAATTGAATTAGATTCCAAAACTTGCTTATCATTAGAACATAATAATTCCCCAAGAAATGGATGCTTCAAAAGTTGACTAGCTGAAAATCTCTCTTTTGGATTCCTCCTTAAACATTTCCCTAAAAAGTCTTTTGCTTGATTTGATAGAAAACATGGAATTTGAGGAACATCATTGGAATATGCTATATGATAAAGTGTTGAAATAGGGTCATCTACATTAGGCCATGGTGAAGAACCAGTTGCCATTTCAATTATAGTGCAACCAAGTGACCAAATATCACTAGAAAACTCTTGTTCTTCTCCACGTGCCACTTCTGGTGCCATGAACACCGGTGTTCCGCGGATTGGCGCCGCGGCTTCATTTACACTTTTAGCACATCCAAAGTCTCCAATTTTAGCCCCATCTTCACCAATCATGATATTGGCACCCTTGATGTCACAATGCACCAACCCTTTTGAATGCAAATGCTCTAACCCCTTTACAACTTGCCTTGTATAGCACATGATGGCTTGCTCGTCGAGCATGCCACCGTGTTGGCTAAGCGTGCCAAACGGCATGTACTCCATGAAGAGATTGTACATGAACTTCTCATTATCCTTGGTAATGTCACACCCTTTATATGAAACCACATGAGGATTCGGATAACATAGAGAAGATAGAATTTTCTCCTCTCTTTGTAGAGGCTCTGATCTCGATAGCTCGGATGACTTGACGGCAAAGATTTCGCCGCTAACGGTGGCTAGGCTGACGGTTGATGTTGAGCCATGGCCTATAGCGTGGCCTCTGTTCCACTTCATATTTAAAATGAGGAACAAACTTTATGTTATTGAATGTTGAGTTTGAGTTGGTTATTGTAGCCTTTTTATAcatgtaatattttttggtGTTAGTTAGGTGATATTTTTATACGTGTATTTGATGAGAAATTGAATGATGGAGACAAAATTGAGTTTGATGAGGCTTTGAAGGATGGTTTTATGAAAAGTGTCCTTTTTATTGGGTTGGCTACTTAATTTGGTTGGCGTTCACTCTCTATctattcttctctctctttataGTTGTCAATGATTTCAACAAGAGTCTTATAGTCAATGATGTGTCCAAATTTGGGTGGTTCAAATTATTCGTCGGCAATGGCTTGGTAGTTAACACGTGGGAATGGTTTTATTAAGAGGGTGTCAAATGCAATCAAACAAGAATTTGGGTGGTTCAAACACAAATTTTGTACAACCCTTTTGAAACGATTTTTGGGACAATATTGTTTTTCTCGCTtcttatttgttaaaataaataaataaataaaatgttaattaatGCTCTGGACATTAGTTAAGGATACAGTGTAAGTATGAGcgaaaaaattgttcaaaagttATACCAAAATGGTTGTACCTATGAATTACGGACACTCTTCGTATTAGGCTTGAATTATGGATACattaaattatatgattttttctcaaattattaactGCATCGACGTGTTAATGTATGTATCGTGTCCGTATTCGTACTTCATAgatttgtacaaatatcatttcacgTAAATTTTGGGTGTGcaaataaagaagaaaagggGTTAGAGTATGGATGAGGTAGATGAGATGGCAATCAAGAGTTAGATTCCTTtgtattgtattttaattagttatagttagttaaagtttgaaaaattaatagtGGGGGGTGGATGGGTTAAGATGAATTGGGTAGATTAAAGTGTTGAACCACCAAAACGGTTGGACTTtagtatatcatatatattttgatttgaagTTAGTATTTTTGGTAGGGAGTTGAATTGTATAATTGTAGAGTGTGAAAATGTATAGCCTTTGACAAATTACAAGTCGTATATGGGACATTAAGGTGAAGAATAGTACAGGTCAACTGGTGCAGGTGCTTTTGGCAGATAAAAccagagagaaaaaaaaaattctctgtTTTGCTATTTCTATGATATTTACGAGTACCTTCAGTATTCcgtcaaagaaaaaaaggagtACTTTCTGTACAAAGATTCTAGAAAATGttctgttaaaaaaagaaaacattctAGAAAATGGTTCACAAATGTATTTGAAGTTAACTTGGTATAacagtttaattaatttttaatataacaatGAGAAGCTTCTGACAGGTATACCGAATCCATATTAGAATGAGAGGGATTATGGGATCATGTAAAGGTTTTACAACTtgagagtttacctcaactcaTTTTGCTTAGGTAAACTCGACTCGAGAACTCGTAtgagtttacctaaaattaaaattaaataaaatttattatttatagacATTTGTAAACTAATATGATATTGTAAAATATGACTAAATTATAAAGGTTTTCAACCACCATAATAAAGTATTATGTTCAACTaagcatcaaaatacaaaataaacttGCAAAATCGGCGTTGCAACAAACACCACCACCGCAACCCTAACCGGCTTCGCAATCGGAATAGTTTTCCTTCCACCGTAACCCTAATTGGTATGTGCTCCCATGTTCATGGTTTGAGAACTAAAAGAATAATTGTTGAGTACTACTATTTGTCTATATGACATTACGGGAAGGATGCTAGAGGGACTGCATAgcgttttcaatttcaaaatgttTTACGAAAGTGTGAGTTAAAATAGTTTATGACTATTGAACGCAATCAAAGATTCAAATATGAATTGATAGGTTTAATGTTGAATCATATACAATTCAACAATCAATACACAAATTCAGAGTGCAAAACTAAACTAACacaaataaaacatattaaCAATAAATCACACTAACAACTAATGAATACAAatatatgaatcaaatgtttGAACCTTACTTTCAACTTTGATTATGAGAGAACTGAATTGAAAGAATCTCACTTGATGTATTTGAGATTAGGTAATGTAAAATAGTAAACACACAATTAAATTAAGGCTTAATTATACTGTTGGTCCTCGCATTTTGACCAtctcacgaaaatggtcctgCCTCTTTCAAATGGAACATAACCGTCCTAAACTAtcatgttttttgcagttttagtcctacctcctattttcaactccagaaacgtagagaaatgacagttttagacctaccccctatgctcaaccatgaaataaacaaggaataaaacatgtgggtacaaggaatctactctattcagcacactaaccaaaaaaccttcatttgaaacatatcttagaaattagggttttttggttatgtgttgaataaagtggattccttgtacccacatgctttattccttgtttatttcatggttgagcatagggggtaggtctaaaactgtcatttctctgcgtttctaGAGTTGAAAAATAGGAGGTAGTACTAAAattgcaaaaaacatatagtttaaggacggttttgttcgatttaaaagagataggaccattttcgtgagctGTTCAAAATGAGAGTATCGAAATCGTAGTTAAACCTTAAATTAATATAACTTCACacaatatattcatatataattataatgcGGAACTCTAAACGGATAGGGAAGATATAAGAACAccaatatttataatatttatagaGGGTCACTTTTTTTGTTCTCATTAGAGGTATGTCATCTCTTCATGATAGAAAACGTCTCTATCACGGTCTTCCACTATAATTAGAAAAATGTTTACACATGTATGATAACAGATTCCTTCAATTTTCCAATCTTATATGCTAAACAATAACACAAGTTCAATCTTTAAGACCCCTTAAAATTAGACACCCACGAGTTCTTTGAATTTCAAGCTACTATGCAATCCCTTTAAGATGAATTGGGTGGATTGAAGTGTTGAATTACCAAAACGGTTGGACTTTAGtatcatatattttgatttgaagTTAGTATTTTTGGTAGGGAGTTGAATTATCTAATTATAGAGTGTGAACAATTAGCCCTTGACAAATTACAAGTTGTATATGGGACATTAAGGTGAGTAATAGTACAAGTCAACTGGTGCAGGTGCTTTTGGCAAATAAAACcggagaaaaaaaattcattgtttttctatttctatGATATTTAGGTGTACCTTCAGTATTCCGTCAGAGAAAAAAAGGAGTACTTTCTGTACAAAGATTCTAGAAAGTGTTCTGttaaaacaagaaaacattCTAGAAAATGGTTCACAAATGTATTTGAAGTTAACTTGGTTGGTATAGcagtttaattaattgaataaatgtACGATCAAAATTAAGGTTAATTTAACTAAATGATTAATCAAAAATTTTAGGTGGTCTAAATTTATCATATACTTAATTATAATAATCACAATTTTACATGTAGGTGTAATATTAATCACAATTTTACATGTAGGTGTAAAATCACAATATAGGTGTAATATGTATTGTGAAAATTGTTACATTAGGTAGCATTATCTTATAGTTTTGAGATGACCGCAGTGTGACAACTCAGTCACATGTTATTCCACTATTATTTTTCCCAAATTTTGTAGTTAGTCTTTGTTTCACACGGAcataattaataatacttcacATCGTTATTCAAAAATGTTGAATATGGTTTAGACAGGAAATGAGAATGGATATCTTTTGCAGCTTTCAACGGCGAATCCTATGGAATGCATTGAAAGGTAAAAGTGCTTGAAGAATCTCTATTGGTCCATTTGTTGCAAAGGAATAAGGAGAATTTCGTCcttctaatttaattttaaatacacttatattggtatttttttatcaagttgtCTAATGACTAAAAAGTCATCTCTtaagtgaataagtggagtgtccgggttCGAACCTTGACCTGTGTACTGCCCGAGGCTAATGAGGGCAAGAGTGGTCGCCGGTGCCCAACAATGAGCGGCTCTTGACACCTTCTAGACGAACCAAACCACATCAAAATAAGATAGATCATGAGATCATGCACGTATGAGACTGTATGGTTAAATGAAGTCttataaaaattgtttagtACAGTCTATACGGATAAGATGTATCTTCTTTCAGCCAGCCATTCCCTAAACAACACCACAATTAAGCGTGTTTGACGTGAatcaattttgggatgggtgaaATTTTGAGAAGTTTTTCGAAAAGCGTGCGAGGACAAAACACATTGAAAAGAATATTGTTGTTTTGTAGGGCCAGTCGACAATGTTTAATGACGTATGCAGTGTTATAAGTGGTATTAGAGTAGACCTCTCCCAATACGATGTTGTTCGAGGATGAACATAGTGAAATCCGGTGGACATGTAAACGTCTGAGGTTGACGAGGACGCAGGCTAGTTGTTAGTGCACAAGGCATGACTATGACCGGTTTCTGTTAGCTTCTAGACGAACTAAATCTACATCAGAATGAGAGGGATCATGAGGTCATGCATGTATGAGAGTGCATGATTAAAAGAAGACTTATAAGAATTGTAtagtactacctatatcaacatatccatattttttttttgtagctaTTCCATAAGGAACTCCACCGTGGAGCGTGTTTGACTTGGAACAAATTTAAGATAGATGAccttctaaaatgtttctaaaaaagtgtgcaagtaaaaataaaacacgCTAAAAAAACATGTGTTGGTTTGTAAAATCAATCGACAATACTTATGTGTAAATGGAGGGGTTACCAAAGAGACTgtgtataaaattaaattgtatgaAAATTATTTCAGTAATTTTCTCCATTGTAAGAAACTCAAAACATTCCTCAGAAAAATATGCATAAAGCGATAAAAATGGTAGTATACTGGTGGTACATAGTTCATGTTGGTTCAATACCTCAACATTGGCCACACAAGAGAAAAGCACGTGCCAATTATCTTTATCATTACTCTCGCAACAATGTACATGATGATAGCGCagcaataataacttttaaaaGATATCTGTTTTTAAAGAGAGAATTGAGAaattgagagagaagaagagaataTAATTAACTATTGATTGTAAACTtgttattatcattatcaatgAAAGTGTGTTTACATCATACTTATATACAAGCTTATGTATATTACTTGCTGATCAAGTAAATGATCAAAAGCTAACGATCTTTGTTTAAAAGTAGCTAACAACCATAACAAACCATCTAACTACTTTCTATCTTAACTAACTCTAAGTTTATCTCAACTAACTTGAATTATAAACTAACATTCTCTCTTAATTCAAGTTTTTTAGCTTCACCATTCCAATCATGCTTCTTATTTTGACAAATATGTCAATCTTCACAGCTTCTGTTAACAAATCCATTAGTTGTTCCTCTATTGAACAATGTATGACCTTAAACATTTCTTTGTTCACTTGTTCTCTAATAAAGTGAAATTTTGCCTTAATGTGTTTGCTTCTTTCATGAAAACACTTGATTCTTTGCTAAATCTATAGCAAATTTATTGTTAATGAGGAATGCAATAGGCTTGCAAACTTCTATCTTCAGTTCCTTCAACACGGAATCCAGCAATATTGCTTGACATGCTGCTAAACAACCTGCTATATATTCTGATTCTCATGTTGAGAAGGCTACCATAAGTTGTTTCTTTGTACACCATGATATTGGATAattcataaacataaacaaGTATCCTAAAGTACTTTTTCTATCTTGCTTTTCTGAGTAAGCAATTAGATTCATATTTTCTTCATTGACATTTGTAGGAAAGAGTATACCATAGTATAAAGTTCCCTTGATGTATCTCATAACCCTTTTAGCTTCAAGTATATGAGAGATTATAGGTACACTCATAAACCTACTGATTATATCAAAGACATAAACTATATATGGCCTGCTATTACACGTATATCTCAATGATCGTACAATTTGTTTGAACAATGTAGGATCAACTAACTCCTCATCTTCATTCTTTACAAGCTTCAGATTCACTTCAGCTAGTGTAGATTCAAGATTGCAGCTCATCAGGTTGAATCTCTTCGAAATATCAATATATTATTTCTTCTAATGCATTGCTAAACCTTTCAAAGTCTTAGTGAATTCCATTCTCTTTAGAGAGGGTTTCCTTCTTCtcctctcttcttttctctggTTTCTACGTTcagcaaaaaaaattcttctaacTTTCAAAGGATAATTTGGTCAAAGGATAATTTGTGTAACAGGTTGCCgacaaaggataatttggtcAGATGCTACATTATTTCTCAAGAAGCTCATCATTGCGTGAGTGTGTGCGATAAAGTTGAATCAACTCATTACTTATTCCTTCACTGTGCATTATTCAGTTCTCTCTGCAGCTAGTTCAGTCTTGGAGAACATTTATTCAATCGACCCACACCATATTATGGATCATTTTATTCAGTTTTCTCATTCCACAGGAGGTTATCATGCCCATCGTTATTTCTTATAGTTCATTTGGCTCGCTTCGGTGTGAGTTTTATGGACAGAAAGAAATAACATGCTATTTAAATTCAAAGAAAAGTCTATTATGCAACtgttagataaagttaaattgcTCTCTTTTTGGTGGCCGAAGCTAAATATGCTAACTTTCTTTTTAGCTATCATATGTGGTGGCAAAGCCTTTTTCCTAGTTTGGGTATCGGTGGATTTTGCTAATTGTTATTGCTCCTATTATTGTAAACTTTTAGTGGTCTGTCTGGTACACCTTATGCtagagaaattattatttttggatgGATTACTGTTGTTGTTTATTGGTTGAAAAGCTTAATCCGAAATGCTAGCAACATGCATTTTAACACACATTTTTCAACACACTctttttgatttattaaaattacATGAATTTCACCAAATTTACATGGATTCTACCTGATTTGGTGGGACTCATGTGATATTTAatcaatcaaaaagaaaatggtgaaaaatatgtgttaaaatgtgtgtCATTATCATTCTTCTCATCTTAATGGCGTGTCAGAACCAAGTttgtattataaaaatatatgaaagaaGCTTTTCAACACACGCATGTCACGTGATCCTCTTTTCTTCCTTGTATattgtggaattttttttttttctgaccctatttgccaaaaaaaatccaGCTATGACcccctttgaaatttttttaccgaaatgacccacttttttttttttttttgtctttttcctcGTTCCCGCCATCTGAAATGGCGGGACTGAGCCGCCGGTACACGTGGCGCATCCTGACtggccacttttttttttttttttctttcattaccgccatttgaaatggcgggacCCCGGCAGATTTTGACACGTGTCAgccgttattttttttttgtcctgtaGTGTATtcagaaaattgagaaaaaatttcaattttgttcccAGAGGGAATCTAACCAGGCACGCGTGAGACATTGCCAGGCTGCATTACCACCAAGCCAATGAAGATTTAATGTTAATGTTtgcatccaataatatatatatcatttttaaaaccagattcacacaccatgaggcatgaaccatccaatttttcatttttgtttttttattggataatttaggatctccgacgaaatatattttgataaaatatccgacgaatatatatatatattattatccgacaaaatatatatttttcaccgataaattatccgacgaaatgatttatatattatttcaagataaaatctagaatccaattaaaattataaaatctcctatatttattttttttattggataattgaGGTGCCCGTGGCCggggtgaatttttttttttataaaatcgcctagtggctagaaaaattcaccttaaagatgaataagtgaggcgaattcaccttaaaacaataaaaaaatttaatgtgaattcacctaaaaaataaatataggagattttataattttaattggattttagattttatcttgaaataatatataaatcatttcgtcggataatttatcggtgaaaaatatatattttgtcggataataatatatatatatattcgtcggatattttatcaaaatatatttcgtcggagatcctaaattatccaataaaaaaacaaaaatgaaaaattggatggttcatgcctcatggtgtgtgaatctggttttaaaaatggtatatatattattggatgcaAACATTAACATCAAATCTTCATTGGCTTGGTGGTAACGCAGCCTAGCAATGTCTCACGTGTGCctggttcgattccctctgggaacaaaattgaaattttttctcaattttctaaatatactacaggacaaaaaaaaaaaaaaacggctGACACGTGTCAAAATCTGCCGGGgtcccgccatttcaaatggcggtaatgaaagaaaaaaaaaaaaaaagtggccaTTCAGGATGCGCCACGTGTACCAGCGGCTCAGTCCCGCCATTTCAGATGGCGGGAACgaggaaaaagacaaaaaaaaaaaaaaaaaaaaaaagtgggtcatttctgtaaaaaaatttcaaaggggGTCATAGCtggattttttttggcaaatagggtcagaaaaaaaaaaaatttctatatTGTGTGAGAAAAAGAGTTTTTgcgaaatttttttttttgtaaccctttttgccaaaaaaaatccaCATATGACcccctatgaaaaaaaaataccgaaatgacccacttttgaatttttttttttttttttttgtcttctagCGCGTTCCCGCCATCTGAAATGGCGGGACTGGCCGCCGGTCAGACTGCAGTCACGTCAGCCGTCGCGTCATGACGgcagttgttttttttttaatttttttttccgttcCCGCCGTTTGATCTGGCGGgactgattattttaatttttttttcgtttttttttttacattaaataatgaggataataataatgataaataataataatgataaatatttaataaaaaaactactttctccGCGGAAACCAATTACGCCAATGCAAACTATGACCTCCCGTagcacataatttatctttttttctttttatttttttggcagcattgttttacattttttttttgaacaaatagcatttttttacataaaataaaacacaacaaataataatgatagataaaaatatattaatttatttgaacacatAATACATAACGTTATTAACTACCGATTATTTAAACTCGGACAATTTCTCCTAATATGACCGGTATGCCGACACAACCCACACCGTCTCGGCGTTGGAGTCCTCTCCACCACCTCCTCGTCCATTTCAGTCCTTATGCGGGTACTATTGGGTCGACCTTTCTTTAGTCTTCGCATGTTTGGATTATGGCAAAGCACGGGACCGTCGTATGGAAGCCAATAACTCTTGTCGTGGACTACTTTGAAGGCTGTGTTGTAGATGGAGTAAACACTCTCGTTTTTGAACACAGGTGGAATAAGGGTTGTGTAGTCATGGCGAAATGAAGAACACGCGGCTATGACATGAGAACATGGCAAATGTAAAGCTTGAAATTTCCCACAATCACACCACCCCGCTCGTAGGTCCACCTTGAAAGTTCCCATTGGCCTTCCTTCCCTGTAGTTGACGGTCTCACGGACTGAGAAGGTATACCTTTCTCGGTCAAACTGTTCGACATGATGGGTGTTGGACTTAACAATGTCATCCTGAATCGCATTTTGGCAATATTCACTGAACAAATCTCCGGAACCTACCCTTGCAAACGCTTTTTGAGCCCTATCAGCAAAGAGACATGCCAGCCTATAGTAGGTTGATTGAACTATAGGTGTAACAGGTAGGTTGCGTGTTCCCTTAAACACAGAGTTCCACGACTCAACGATGTTGCTTGTCATTTGGCCCCATCGTCGACCCTCATCATATGCTTGAGTCCACTTTTCTTTCGGAATATTGTCCACCCAATCTAATGCACGCTGATTTGCCTCCTGGATTACACCACGATAGTAATTGAACAAGGGTACGTTTAGGGCATATCCtgcatgttaagaaaaaacaattagttaGATAGTGAACCTATTTAATAATAAcacgatataaaaaaaaactgtaacatAATATTGTTACCCATAT harbors:
- the LOC120580104 gene encoding uncharacterized protein — protein: MPGTVFDLKTQIGENGETQFHRLFWAFYPCINGFKYCKPVVHVDGTWLYGKYKGTLLLAVAQDGNNKTIPIAFALVEGETKEGWSFFLKNLRRHVTKGISVCMVSDRHESIKSAFNDPRNGWQATGSAHVYCIRHIKQNFMRTIKDGDLKDVVNNMGYALNVPLFNYYRGVIQEANQRALDWVDNIPKEKWTQAYDEGRRWGQMTSNIVESWNSVFKGTRNLPVTPIVQSTYYRLACLFADRAQKAFARVGSGDLFSEYCQNAIQDDIVKSNTHHVEQFDRERYTFSVRETVNYREGRPMGTFKVDLRAGWCDCGKFQALHLPCSHVIAACSSFRHDYTTLIPPVFKNESVYSIYNTAFKVVHDKSYWLPYDGPVLCHNPNMRRLKKGRPNSTRIRTEMDEEVVERTPTPRRCGLCRHTGHIRRNCPSLNNR
- the LOC11444048 gene encoding mitogen-activated protein kinase kinase kinase 18; translated protein: MKWNRGHAIGHGSTSTVSLATVSGEIFAVKSSELSRSEPLQREEKILSSLCYPNPHVVSYKGCDITKDNEKFMYNLFMEYMPFGTLSQHGGMLDEQAIMCYTRQVVKGLEHLHSKGLVHCDIKGANIMIGEDGAKIGDFGCAKSVNEAAAPIRGTPVFMAPEVARGEEQEFSSDIWSLGCTIIEMATGSSPWPNVDDPISTLYHIAYSNDVPQIPCFLSNQAKDFLGKCLRRNPKERFSASQLLKHPFLGELLCSNDKQVLESNSISPTSILDQCFWSSMEESQSLSFCSLIHTTSFENSLVDDRIKRLAGEPCLAWWHDDHDDENWITIRGKEVDGFCNCGSEIGSTSDELVKSSVKDRISGHFCNDHTHICRVSSFVGSNVNFQPDIVKMLLPSTLDVL